A stretch of DNA from Plasmodium berghei ANKA genome assembly, chromosome: 11:
GAATAATTGATGGAATATTTCTAAAGAATAATGAAAgcatgttaataaaaagaagaagaaaACCAAATGAAGGCTCAAGAAATCATGATTTGACAGAATTTTCATCCCAAAagcataaaaaaagttggtattggaatattttttatgcaaTCACCTTAGTGATTGTAAttccatttatatttatttatagactatttaaaaagcaaacaaataataaaaataataataaaataattatgagaaagaaaaaaattacggATTATGATGAAGATAGTAATGATACATATGATGatgaattattaaatattgacaaagttttattaaaaagaaacaaaCGAAAATTggcaaatatattaaaggAAAATGGTATATCAAGCTTAAATAAAACagaattagaaaaatatatgaaaaaaagtTTGAAAAAGGCGCAAGATATAGAACAATTAACTTTAGTAGATATATTAGCTAGACATGCAAGAGATTCAGATAGTGACagtaatttttatgatattcatgatggaaaatataatttatacccatattattattctgGTCAAGAATCAAAATATAGCTTGCCAAATATGCATTATATCGATTTAAGCAAATCGAATTCAGGAGAGactaataaatatgatttgAATGGAAACAATCTGTTTTATATGCATAGAAGAAGAGCTGCTTCACAAGATGTTACATATAAACAATCATTTATAGTAAAGAAAAGGGTTAGAagtaattataaattagggaacaaatataataaacgAAATTATACAGACTATGAAAAGGATAAAAAGAATAGTTCtataaaagaaagaaatataaatgaaaaagctTTTGATAAAAGTGATTTTAtaaactttttaaaaaattttaataaaaagtttatgaaaaaaaatccaTTTGTAGATCAtcttatgaaaaataataaaacagaTTCAAACAACgaatttaataatgataataaggaaaaatctaaatatttatataatgaaaaatacaatCTCAATAGTGcagatgaagaaaataagaGCCCttatgcaaaaaaatattcagatgaaaaaaaaaataggaGTAAATCTTcgaaatatatagaaaacaCACAAagcaataataatgataatactAATGGAAACATGAACGTTGGAAatcatattaataatgataaaatgaataataaaggTTCCAGTGCAAGAAATCTATCAATCATTCAAACATCACATATTCCTTATGATGCCCCATTAGCCgattttttagaaaatggCAGATTTACGAGAacttttcaaaatatatcattaataGGACAAGGGGGATTTGGATCAGTGTATAAAGTATCACATAGACTTGAACCAGGATCGCCAACATATGCtgttaaatttatatatttaaaagtaAGTTCATTGGATAATGTTAACTCAAGAAGATATTTTCGTGAAATCGCTGCAAATAGAGATATATACAGTAAACATGTTGTTAGATATTACACATGGTGGTGTGAAGAACCTCAATTTTTACCAATGGATATAATTCCAAAAGAGATTCAAAATAcgcttaaaaaaaataaagatccttttaaaaaagtttgtaataaaaataaaaaagataatgaTTATTCTAGTGATTGCACAGTATCTTCAggtgaaaataataaatttgatttaaaaaattataaaaaagtaataacaaaaaaaaattctccaaaattaaaattttatagtGATAATGATACACCATacaataaaagaaaaaatattaatcaGAAAAATTCgtttttaaatgataaaaatttatcagataatatatatataatcgaaaataataaaaagaagaaaaaaaaaaaaaaaaaaaaaaaaaaaattatatataaagaaaaaaaaaaaggaaatatcGGCATAAATgaagataataaatatagtacattttatgaacaaaataatcCAAATAATTTCAGTTCTACTCTTCAAGAATATGATCCTTTTGGTTATGGGTATTTAAGTGAAAACGAAAGAgatttaattgtttttgCGGATAATGATGAATCAAATGGATCTGGTcattctaaaaaaaatgataatgatgAGCGAAAATCTTTGAATAACCAAAATGGAATTTATAATACAGGGGGCGATATCAGCAAAAATGGCAATGTCATACATGACGATAGTAATATGTTGGCTTGTCAACAATCGGATAAAAATTCAATgactataaaaaatacacagGGTACCAGTATTAATGGTACAATAAATAGAAATACTATAAGTGACGAAACCGGAACGCAGGGTACCAATAACAATCCGAAGTATTCTATTGATTATCATATTGATGCAATTGTTAAACCAAAAGGTGAATCATTTACTTGGGTGGAAAAATCTCCtagtaataaatataaaaaggatAGTCTGgatattattaatagaaatagaaaattaatagaagaaaaaaataagaaagaAAAAGGTCAGGAGAAggaaaaatacaaattaaaGATGAATGGTGAATTAGagaaaaaggaaaatgctaataaaataaaatattataagaaaaaaaatgtgggTCCAGAATTTtcaattgttttattattacaaatGGAATTTTGTAAAGGCTTTACATTACGTAGATGGCTAGATAGATCATCAAGAAGTGACAAAcctttatattttacatatggagataaaaatacaaaccATCCTTTGgaatttgatttatttaaacAGCTTATTAAAGGATTAAAAGATATCCATTCAACTTGCTTTATTCATAGAGATCTAAAAccagaaaatatatttgtagaTTTAGatacttatatattaaaaataggAGATCTAGGATTAGTACGATTtatagaagaaaaaaaaagagaaaatgatttaaataatatagataactttaaagataatatatatacagaAATAAACCACAACACTATAACTAGTCAAATTTCATTGAAAGGGCAAATGATTGGAACCCCTGGATATACAGCACCTGAAGGGGGAGCTTTATGCGACGAAAAAGCAGACATTTATAGTGCAGCTTTAATATTACTAGAATTGTTATGCCCACGTTTTAATACAATAATGGaaagatataaaacattaaaTGATTTTCGAAATTATTATACTGTGCCTGATTATGTTAAGATTCATTTAAATCCTTGGTATATCTTGATGTTACAAATGTCTAAACCTAATCCCGCTGATAGACCATCAGCAGCAGatctatataataaaataaaggtGCTTCTAGATCCGCACTTGACAGATTTTACCTTTAGctttaatgatataaacAATGATGATCTCGAATATACAGGAAACCGCAATGTAATAAATTCTACCAACCCCAATGGTGATATTAAGGAAAATGTTAATCAAAACAATTTAGTAGATGATAAAGGcaataacaatattattaatggAAATGAAGTTGATCATTAGCATTATGGTGTGGTGGTAATGCTGTTTATAAACGAAGAAAAGCATATAcctttattaaaaatgttgacatttataataatgttaataattaaaatatttaattaccTTTAATAGTTCGTTTTAGTTGCaatgtacatatatgtattgtagcacattttgtttttatttcgaatttttaaatgttaCAAACATGCATAGCTTATTACAACGCCATTTCTACATTtcgtttatttattatattttgttatttattaacttattttattataatactattttaataatttttttaccctttgcacttttttttctgaattTTACATTCCCTTTAAATTTCTTTACTCatctatttattattttttttttaatttatttattaggataccataatttattttactttgcatatatttatttacctACCTTTgtgcatattattatttacaatttgaatattcattttcacattacataaaaataccATATATgcttgtttttattttttctcatttaatttatatgattaaGCTATTACATAGCGATGTATATTTTACCCGTCGTTATAACATATACATAGTGATCATCTAATGCTATTGTGAATAACGTtaaatgttattttttttttttattatcaaattaaaaacttcattaaaatttattaaacaCATAAAGCACAAATAAACTTTGTTGCAGTGTTTAACACTGATTTTAagcatttattattatttttagcCTTTAATACATTTTGTACTATGCATGAAGTTTCAGATAtgcatattaaaaaaaatgggtTTCCAATGTTTCCTTAAAGGATAcagtaatataaaataatttcacATATTTCTGTAAAAACATGAgcttctttcttttttttgttttttaattacaACATATTAACTTGTATTAATGATAAAGTTGTGAGAAtcttcaaaaaaaaagtaatgaaaaaagaaagaagaTAATACGAAAggtaaaaattaaaaaattatatatatatagcatgttacaaaaatttttaaaggttcaaaacataaaataggAAAAATTTGGAATATGGATGTAATTGGCATAATCATGGGATTTCTTCTTGTTATCTgccatttattttttttttcttttaacaAATAAGAAACTAATGCCAAGCTCTTTGCaaatatttgttattaCAGTGTATGAATAGTCAAATAAGTAAAATAATCCAAACCCTAAAatgtaatataatatattgttttcaGTAAGTGCTGCAACATTTAAGAATTTTGGTTTCATTGTTCTTTTGACGAATAAGAGAGCCACAAAAGTGTAATAGACTATTATTGGAATTGGGACATATGGCATTTtaatctaaaaaaaaaatgatgcaaacataaatatataacatgtatgtttttatttacaattGCTATATCTTGTGGAcataaacataaataaatcgtacaaatataaaaatatttataataagaAACTCAAAGCATTAATTGTTGTTATTATAATGAATTCCGAATAAATAGTAACTCATAATTACCTTTAAAAGTGTGGATAAATGCATGTGTAATGTGTAAAAGGCTGAGTATATGGCTAAGATTAGGAAGCATATCAATTCATTTTGGGGTGTTATtgctataaaaaaaattaaaagttatgatgataattttataaaaacatatctaatatttattatcataaataaTTGCTCTTTCGCATTATGCTTTATTAATTACTTGTTCtatagaaataatattctGATAAGATAAATCCGGCATATAATGCTAAGAGTactgcaaaaaaaaatatatagaaaaatatagtaaTGCGTATTAGGAAAATGacaaaaatgtttatttgttcaattaatattaaaatgtataaatatcatatatttttaatcttACATGATGcttcttttttctttttcttggCGTTTGTAATTcctttatatatgaaattagCAATGGATGGGGCAATActaaaaaattagaaaaataaggataaattgaattatatataattaataatataaaagatatgaaaagtaatatataaattatattaatttgatACATCAGtgctaatatttttcatgaAATATCctttctaatttttttttattcttacGACAAGAAAGATACAACAATCAATATGGTAGATAATGATAAACTTAATAAGGAATATCCAAAAAAGGAGCTggaaattaaaacaaaattttaaaataattggtattttattgttttttagaaatatgattttatttattttttatattttaatatgcTTACTGTATCTTGGCTGgaattatgtttttaaagGTTAATTTCTGATATATTCCTGGTCCTTTTAATCCTCTAAAAACACATAATGCTATTCcctaaaataaaaatagcatATGGACaaacattttaataaataatgttcCATATTTTCTGTATCTTTTTATtcgttttatttaatttttttatatttattccaCTTACAAAAAAAGTAATTTCAGTTACTCCAAAAGGTCCATTGGCTGTGTTGAATGTTTTTGTATAATGTTCTAACCactgaaaaaaatgaaacgtttattataaatatcaaaaatgCTTATGCGCAggcatatattatatatatagaaagcgaaaaattaaaatatatgcaaatgCTTATAGCTCATTCTTACCGATACAATGTAAGTTAATAATTGAATATATCCAATAATCTATAAAAGGAAGATATTTAGAGTCATcgagatatatttttgtcaatcgaaaaaattattttttaattattttatataattctctaaatttcaaaattaCCCAAAATAATGCACATCCATTGGTCAAACCCATAGATTTAACACCAactataataaataaaacctGTAAAATAGAAAGGAATAGAAAAagtgaatataaaatgtacGATAGAAATTatagaataaataaaatatgaatatttgatttaaaaaaaacgtaCTGAAGTAATTGCGTCACATCCATGATCAAAAAGTTGCCCTAATGCAGAACTTGTGTTTGTTCTTCTTGCTTGTTTTCCGTCAATGGAATCCAAGGTctataatagaaaaaattgatacaaaatgaatatacatattatatatcaaataaatataagataaaaattaataaaacaatttgaaaaaaacttactgaatataaaaataataagatccccatatatatatatatgtgatCATACTTCTTATTGTTTATGTCAAACATATACATGAGAAAGAATGCCAACGTTGAACATATAAATCCTAGTAATGTCAATAGATTGGCCGTTACGGACTGTAAAAAAGGcaacaaaaattatataatgtatGCATGAAAACAGTCTTTTAACAAACTACAAAACAATTATAATAGAGACATATGAAGTATGTgcagataaaaaaatataatacagagcatataatatacaaaataattaatatatatattatgcttACCTTTGGAATTAGTTTAACGCAAAAATTCCAATACGGTTCGCATAATTTCTCGAATAGAGAGTGCCCTCCCCTCTTATATGAATAAGATTTACAATTGGAGTAGgcatttttgtttaatttgaaaataatccccatttttttattaaaagtaTGTTTagttaaattaaaaaaatatatatatatatttataatagtTTTGATATGTTAGTATATCTTCATAACTTGCATTTCTCCATTAACATGAATTTTATTGATATGGAACTAAtgctataaaaatataacttaattatttatgaaaattatatcatcatatattttctcttcaattttttttatattaataaaaaatgaaaatgggTATTGATCTAGAAATTTAGTTCTTAAaactaataaatatgtcaaatattaaaaaaaatagtaatataaataaaattattattaaatatttaacaaaatatattatat
This window harbors:
- a CDS encoding choline/ethanolaminephosphotransferase, translating into MGIIFKLNKNAYSNCKSYSYKRGGHSLFEKLCEPYWNFCVKLIPKSVTANLLTLLGFICSTLAFFLMYMFDINNKKYDHIYIYMGILLFLYSTLDSIDGKQARRTNTSSALGQLFDHGCDAITSVLFIIVGVKSMGLTNGCALFWIIGYIQLLTYIVSWLEHYTKTFNTANGPFGVTEITFFGIALCVFRGLKGPGIYQKLTFKNIIPAKIHSFFGYSLLSLSLSTILIVVSFLSIAPSIANFIYKGITNAKKKKKEASLLLALYAGFILSEYYFYRTTITPQNELICFLILAIYSAFYTLHMHLSTLLKIKMPYVPIPIIVYYTFVALLFVKRTMKPKFLNVAALTENNILYYILGFGLFYLFDYSYTVITNICKELGISFLFVKRKKK